In a genomic window of Mycolicibacillus parakoreensis:
- a CDS encoding PP2C family protein-serine/threonine phosphatase: protein MTLVLRYAARSDVGLVRSNNEDSVYAGARLLALADGMGGHAAGEVASQLVIAALAPLDDDEPGGDLLSKLDDAVRQGNTAIAAHVDAEPDLEGMGTTLTAILFAGDRIGLVHIGDSRGYLLRDGELAQITKDDTFVQTLVDEGRISAEDAHSHPQRSLIMRALTGQEVEPTLTMREARVGDRYLLCSDGLSDPVSTETILEALQIPDVTECADRLIELALRGGGPDNVTVVVADVVDTDYGQTRPILAGAVSDDGDRPTRLDLSAGRASAINPRPQVVKRRLPQVEAFTHKPRSRSRLVLAAVLLVLVVLAGLAVGKAMVYSNYFVGAHDGTVAIMRGVQGSFLGNQLQKPFRRVCVNDANALSQIDWGQPTTCHPLAVDDLVPSARQQLVDGLPAGSLDNAIDQVNKLSGSVLPLCPPTAEPQATPPTTETFESVTPGSTAPGVSGTTTAPSATSSSPATPASPSSATTSTTPTTPSTTAHGGASTTARTSAAAQPSHPPPQPGFDCREAA from the coding sequence AGCGACGTCGGCTTGGTGCGCTCCAACAACGAGGATTCGGTGTACGCCGGAGCCCGGCTGCTGGCGTTGGCCGACGGCATGGGCGGGCACGCCGCCGGGGAGGTGGCCTCCCAGCTGGTGATCGCCGCGCTGGCCCCGCTCGACGACGACGAACCCGGCGGCGACCTGCTCAGCAAGCTCGACGACGCGGTCCGGCAGGGCAACACCGCGATCGCCGCCCACGTCGACGCCGAACCCGACCTCGAGGGCATGGGCACCACGCTGACCGCGATCCTGTTCGCCGGCGACCGCATCGGGCTGGTGCACATCGGCGACTCCCGCGGATATCTGCTGCGCGACGGCGAACTCGCCCAGATCACCAAGGACGACACGTTCGTGCAGACCCTCGTCGACGAGGGCCGGATCAGCGCCGAGGACGCGCACTCCCACCCGCAGCGCTCCCTGATCATGCGCGCGCTCACCGGCCAAGAGGTGGAGCCCACCCTGACCATGCGCGAAGCCCGGGTGGGGGACCGCTACCTGCTCTGCTCCGACGGGCTCTCCGACCCGGTGAGCACCGAGACGATCCTGGAGGCGCTGCAGATCCCCGACGTCACCGAGTGCGCCGACCGGCTGATCGAGCTGGCGCTGCGCGGCGGCGGACCCGACAACGTCACCGTGGTGGTCGCCGACGTCGTCGACACCGACTACGGCCAGACCCGCCCGATCCTGGCCGGCGCGGTCTCCGACGACGGCGACCGGCCGACCCGCCTGGATCTCTCCGCCGGCCGGGCCTCGGCGATCAACCCCCGCCCCCAGGTGGTCAAACGCCGGCTGCCGCAGGTCGAGGCGTTCACCCACAAGCCGCGCTCCCGCTCCCGGCTGGTGCTCGCCGCGGTGCTGCTGGTGCTGGTGGTGCTCGCCGGGCTCGCCGTCGGCAAGGCCATGGTCTACAGCAACTATTTCGTCGGCGCCCACGACGGCACCGTGGCGATCATGCGCGGCGTACAGGGCTCGTTTCTGGGCAACCAGCTGCAGAAGCCGTTCCGCCGGGTCTGCGTCAACGACGCCAACGCCCTCTCCCAGATCGACTGGGGCCAGCCCACCACCTGCCATCCGCTGGCCGTCGACGACCTGGTGCCCTCGGCGCGCCAGCAACTCGTCGACGGCCTGCCCGCCGGCAGCCTCGACAACGCGATCGACCAGGTCAACAAGCTGTCCGGGTCGGTGCTGCCGCTCTGCCCGCCCACCGCCGAGCCGCAGGCCACCCCGCCGACCACCGAGACGTTCGAGTCGGTCACCCCCGGTAGCACCGCGCCGGGGGTCTCCGGCACCACCACCGCCCCGTCGGCCACGTCCTCGTCCCCCGCGACCCCCGCGTCCCCCTCCTCGGCGACCACGTCGACGACCCCGACCACGCCGAGCACCACCGCCCACGGCGGCGCGAGCACCACGGCGCGGACCTCCGCGGCCGCGCAGCCCAGCCATCCGCCGCCGCAACCCGGATTCGACTGCCGGGAAGCGGCATGA